From Selenomonas ruminantium AC2024, a single genomic window includes:
- a CDS encoding alginate O-acetyltransferase AlgX-related protein has translation MSMRDYMMRFCAGVLVLALLMIFLRWFTVVVLIEGCKWDNALTQLVLWDNWRLLERIHPREKDIDWAGLYPFSEPEPERNLLAEMRYRENKLREEQARFASWSETYFPGYTGIVETGRRYDRLIGWDIRPITPGSVQVLPDGWLFFPTLPFDIQEYIEETAGLADFCHAQGAKFLFVPNPPALDEASDGKFIGRVDFSLQKKDAMLQGLQNCGIDTLDLYPRMQAAFPDRPYHQLFFRTDHHWLPTTGLWAAGQVAGWLKEAAGVPLREELLQPENYRQEQFAAYFLGSQGKRRTRVLAEPDDFMLLYPKFPTSLHYEIPGLVIDTYGDFSVTYDRHEVERKDFYGSNPYAAYNFADCSLIHIENFSEDAATVKILVVKDSFANSVAPFLALCVKQMDILDPRWFKGSIRSYIKKTQPDIVLVIHTMELDYPLERDSHQDDYDFR, from the coding sequence ATGAGCATGCGTGACTATATGATGCGTTTTTGCGCAGGTGTTTTGGTGCTGGCTCTATTGATGATATTCCTGCGCTGGTTTACCGTAGTGGTGCTGATTGAAGGCTGCAAGTGGGATAACGCGCTGACGCAGTTGGTTCTTTGGGATAATTGGCGTCTGCTGGAACGCATCCATCCAAGGGAAAAAGATATTGACTGGGCTGGTCTCTATCCTTTTTCAGAGCCGGAACCGGAGCGAAATCTGCTGGCGGAAATGCGCTATCGGGAAAATAAATTGCGGGAGGAGCAGGCACGGTTTGCCAGTTGGAGCGAAACGTATTTTCCCGGCTATACGGGCATTGTCGAAACGGGCAGGCGTTATGACCGGCTGATTGGCTGGGACATCCGGCCCATAACTCCCGGCAGCGTACAGGTGCTGCCAGATGGCTGGCTCTTTTTCCCCACGCTTCCCTTTGACATTCAGGAATACATTGAGGAAACAGCAGGTTTGGCGGATTTTTGCCATGCGCAGGGGGCTAAGTTTCTGTTCGTGCCCAATCCGCCGGCCTTGGATGAAGCGAGCGATGGTAAATTCATCGGGCGGGTGGATTTTAGCCTGCAGAAAAAAGATGCGATGCTGCAGGGCTTGCAGAACTGTGGCATAGACACCCTTGACCTCTATCCGCGCATGCAGGCGGCGTTTCCGGATAGGCCCTATCATCAGCTGTTCTTCCGCACGGACCATCATTGGCTGCCGACCACAGGCTTGTGGGCTGCGGGGCAGGTGGCTGGCTGGCTGAAAGAGGCAGCGGGCGTACCTTTGCGGGAGGAACTTCTGCAGCCGGAAAACTACCGACAGGAGCAGTTCGCGGCCTATTTTCTGGGCAGTCAGGGCAAGCGGCGGACCAGAGTTTTGGCAGAGCCTGATGATTTTATGCTTCTTTATCCTAAATTTCCCACGAGCCTGCATTATGAAATTCCGGGGTTAGTCATCGACACCTATGGGGATTTTTCCGTCACCTACGATAGGCATGAGGTGGAACGGAAGGATTTTTATGGCTCCAATCCCTATGCGGCCTATAATTTTGCCGACTGCTCCCTGATTCATATCGAGAACTTTTCAGAGGATGCCGCGACGGTCAAAATCCTTGTGGTGAAGGATTCCTTTGCCAACAGTGTGGCACCGTTTTTAGCACTCTGCGTAAAGCAGATGGATATTCTTGACCCGCGCTGGTTCAAGGGTAGTATCCGCAGTTATATAAAGAAAACCCAGCCCGATATCGTGTTGGTTATTCACACGATGGAGCTGGATTATCCGTTGGAGCGTGATTCGCATCAGGATGATTATGATTTCCGCTGA